The following DNA comes from Moritella sp. 24.
AAAGAAGACGCCATTATTGGTTTAATCTTTACGTCATTTTTTGGTCTAGGCCTGTTTATGGTATCGCTGGCACCGACATCTGTGAATATTCAAACCATCGTTTTAGGTAATATCTTGGCGATCACCCCTGAGGATACTGTACAGCTACTCCTTATCGCGGGTATTTCACTGTTTGTATTAATACTGAAATGGAAAGACTTAATGGTGGTATTTTTTGATGAAAACCATGCTCGTAGCATTGGCTTAAATCCACACGCATTAAAGATCCTATTTTTTACGTTACTCAGTGCGTGCACTGTTGCTGCATTGCAAACGGTGGGTGCATTTTTAGTGATTGCAATGGTGGTGACTCCAGGGGCTACAGCCTACTTATTAAGTGACCGATTTTCTCGGGTCATTATCTACAGTGTGCTTATTGGTGCGACAAGTTCGTTTGTGGGTGCTTACCTTAGTTACTTTATTGATGGTGCTACAGGGGGAATCATTGTGGTGTTACAGGCCATCGTATTTATGATTGCGTTTGTATTTGCCCCTAAGCATGGTTATCTGGCTTCAAGGTTTAAGGCGAGACAAACATTGGCTAGCAATGCGCTTTTAAACCCTATATCTGAAAACAAATCTTGATAGACAAGGAAGCTATGATGATTACATTACTCGATTCGTTATCTGAAACAATTTTAAACGTTGTATTAGAGCCTTTCTCATTTACTTTTATGCAACAAGCGTTCGTTATTGTGATGTTAGTTGCTATACCCACGGCGTTGCTGTCGTGTTTTTTGGTATTAAAAGGCTGGTCCTTAATGGGTGATGCTATTTCTCATTCTGTTTTACCGGGGGTTGTTATTGCTTACGTTCTCGCGATCCCCTATGTGATAGGTGCATTTGTAGCGGGGATGTTTTGTGCACTTGCAACGGGTTTTATTAAGGACAATAGCCGCCTGAAAGAAGACACCGTCATGGGGGTGGTATTTTCGAGTATGTTTGGTTTAGGTTTGGTATTGATGACTAAAATTGAATCGGGAGTGCATTTAGATCATATCCTTTTCGGTGACGTGCTTGGTGTTACGTGGAGTGACATATTAGAGGTTAGTTTTATTGCCTTTTTGGTGGTTGCCTTTATGTTGATTAAGGGGAAAGATTTACTGGTATTCGTATTTGATCATCAACATGCGAAAGCGATTGGACTGCCGACTGGCATTCTTCATTATGGTTTGTTATCGCTTTTGTCATTGACTATCGTTTGTGCGCTGAAAGCAGTTGGGATGATTTTGGTTATTGCGATGCTCATTGCGCCGGGAGCCATTGCATTTTTACTGACGCGTAAGTTTCAAAGTATGTTGTTCGTTGCCTTGCTGATCTCGTTATCGACGTCATTTTTTGGGGTTTACTTAAGCTTTTACCTTGATAGTGCACCTGCTCCCACGATCATTATGCTGCTAAGTATCACCTTTATTTTGGTGTTTATTTATAGCAGTTACCAAGCGAAGGTAACTGCATCAAAATATCTACAGAGTGACGATGTGGCGGAGCTAAGCTGTTTGTAAGTCAGCAAGCCATTGCTGTTCGAAATCCTTCATCCGTAAGTGTTTACGGGAGGCTTCATGGGCCTGTTTGTGTTCTGCTGACGTAAATGGGCCTGCTTGACAGTAATGACAGCAGTCATCACCAAGCGCTGGTTGTTGTGTTAACTGCGAACAGAGCGGATCTGGTAGCTGACTTGCAGTGCGGGGACTCCACACATAGGTAATGCCTTTGGTGTCTTTAACATGCTTATCACGATCGACATTACGAATGCGATATCCCGGAAAACGTGTAATGTCAAAATTCATTTCACCAAGATAGTTTATGTCGGTATTAAGCACTAGCGAGTGCTCAATATTCCATTCTGAATAGGGTTTAACATCTTTGCTGGTGATGTAGCAGAGTTGTGGCCCAGCTGGATCTAATAATTGCTCACTCGCGTTAATCAAAAAGTGACGTAAAAGGCGACGATTGAGCGTATTGATGCCGATGTTTCCACATTTTTCATTAAACTCTGTTTTTGATGTGAACCCTGGTACTAATGGAAATTGAAAAATAACCAGATCAAAGCTGTGCTTACTGACTGTCGACCAAGTCTCTGGTTTTGTAATATCAAACCCTGTTAATACTTGGCAATGGCGACCGAGTAATTGCTGATGAAAATCATCACCGTACTTTGACTGCAAAGTACTGAGTGAATCATAAATAGTGGCAGTTAGGTGCTGCGGAGCATGATGCTGAAATAAAGCATTGGAAAATGATAAGTCACCATCGCCAACGGTTAAAATACGCCACTGCGGATCAATATACATGGTCAGAAACACTCACTCAAACTAGAAAACAGAATATTATACGGTAGAGCTACCAATAATTCACTTCAACAATGCCAATATCATTATTATTTCTATACTTAATTTTAACTCTCTTATTTAAGGTATAGCAATGAAACATATCGCGATTGTTGTTCCCGAATTTCCAGTTGCCTCTGAAACATTTATTGTCACCGAGATTCAAGCATTGGCAAAAACAGGGCATAAGATAACCGTGTTTTGCTTCATTAAGCGAGAGTTAGTCATCACACTACCTGAGCATGTCAATGTGGTCGATATTAATAGTGCATCAAATAAGGATGTATCCGCATTTGTCGCTAAAAGACCTGTGGCGATGACGAAGGCGCTAATTTGTGCCCAAAATCAACATGCCATTTCAACTAAATCATTATTACTCTACGGTGCTAAGTTAGCTTATCTTGCCAGTAAGCATGGTTGTGAACATTTTCATTGTCATTTTATGCATTGTAGTTTGGCGTATACATTAGTGGCTAGTCGATGGCTTGATATTACGACATCAAGTGTAGGGCACGGCCATGACGTTTATGCCAATAATGCTGATATTCAATTTAAGTTATCAGCCTGTGATTTTAGTATTGCGGTATGCCAAGACATGGTTGAAACATTTCAAAAATTAGGCGCAAAGCACACGCACTTGTTACATAGTGGTGTTGATATATCCCGATTTTCGTCACATAAATGCACTGAGCATAAGCAATTGGAGCTGTTATTCGTCGGGCATTTAGTTGAAAAGAAAGGCATTAATTATGCACTTGAAGCGTTATCACTTATTGCTGAGAACAAAAGACCTCATTTAGATATCGTAGGGCAAGGCCCCTCACAGAAGCAACTTTATCATTTAATTAAAAAATTAAAATTAAGCGCATTTGTACGCTTGCTTGGTTATAAAACACCACATTGGATTGCACAGGAGGGGGCTAATTACGATGGTTTTATCGCCCCGTTTTGTGTTGCAGCAAATGGTGATAGTGATACGGGGCCAATGGTATTAAAAGAAGCAATGGCAATGGGCTTACCTGTTATTACAAGTGATTTGATGGGGTGTAGTGAAATTGTAACTGAAGACACGGGCTATATTGTTGCATCGAAGGATATCATCGCCTTAAAACTTGCGATTGAAACCTTCATACAATGTCAGCATAACGTGAGAGAGCAAATGAGACTACTTGCTAGGAAGCGAGTCGAGCAATACTTTAATGCACAAGTGCAAGCGCATCGGCTATCTAAGTTAATCGAAGGAACCAGAATAAATGAATAGTCTTAAAGAGATGCTTATTTATGGACTTGGTATCTTTGTATTGAAAGGACTTGGCTTCATTATGATGCCAATTGTCACCCGCATGCTAACGCAGGTTGACTACGGAGAACTGAATTTTTTAGTGAGTATTGCGTCAATGATGAGCTTATTTTTGACGTTAGGTTTAGGTGATATCTTGTTTCGTTTTGCCAGCAGTCAGATTAAAGAAGATAACGATGCAGTGATGCGCCAATGCTTTAGGTTATCATTGCTATGTGCGACGGCCTTCTTGTGTTTAGCACTCCCTTTAAGTGGATTAATATTAACCTGGTTGCCCGTTACGTTACGTTTATTTGATCTGCAACTACTGTTAATTAGCTTATCGTTATCTTCGTTGCTTACCGTGCCTTATTGTTATTTTAGAATGACCCACCGAGCTGTGCCTTTTATGGTTTTTTCGGTTGCTCAAGGCATATTACAAACAGCACTTTCGATAGGGCTGCTTTTTGCTGGTTATGGCGTAACGGGGATGATGCTATCAAGTGCGATCAGTAGCTCAACAATCGCGATTGTGGTATTAATTTATTTCCGTTCTCACCTGCTAGGGCCACGTGCTACTTTCTCTCTATACCATTACAGATATATCGCCTTTATTGTGTGTTCGGGCATTTTCGTTTACTGCCTTAATGGCGCTGAAAATTGGCTGGTGGTAATTCATTTGGGTAAGCAACAATTAGCCATCTTTTTTGCTGCAGGACAATTTGGACTCATGATTTCGGTCGCGTTCGAACCCTTCCGAATGTGGTGGTATGCAAGGCGGTTTCAAGTGCATGAAACAGATTCAAAACAAGGCGCTCAATATGCCATATTAGGCGTACAAGTCGGCATGTTATTCGCTGGTGGTATGTTGTTCATGGCTCCTGTTTTAATGGATTTCATGCTACCTGAAAGTTACCGAGACAGTATCAGTTTAATACCTTGGATGTGCTTGATCATGGCATTGCGATTTCACTCAGAGTTATTGAACATTGGCTGTTTTTTGAAGCAGAGTGCTAAATGGACATCGATTATTGATGGTATTTGTGCAATTCATTTGTTAACGCTTGGCTATTGGGCGGTTGGTGAATTTGGTCTTATCGGTTTATTGAATACGATGGTGTTGACTGTATTTATTCGTGGTGTGCTGTTTTATGTGATTAGTCAGCGTTTGGTGTATTTACCTTATTGTAAGTCACATTTGGCTACATCATGGATAATATTTACTATGCTACTAGTAGTCAATATGAGTAAAGTTGAAGGATATCGTGTTATCGAATTTCTTCTTCTCGCTGTCAATTTATTGTTATTATTGTATTTTTATCGAGATTTGTGGCGCGGAGTTCAATTTACCAAATGGCAAAGACACATTTCTAATTAAACGTTTTATGAGAGTCTAGCGTTGTAGGTATGTATCATAAGATATAGGTGACAAGGAGTCATAACATGGGGTTTACTGCGTTATTAGTCGAAGACAGCGCTTCCGTTGGTGCAATTTATAGTGCTTATTTACGCACTGAAGGAGCAAAAGTTACTCATGTTAAATCTGGGCGAGATGCGTTAATCGAATTGACTCAGTGGCAACCTGATTTACTGATTTTAGACATACAATTACCTGATATGTCTGGCATGGATATCTTAGCGACAGTCCAGCAGCGGCATCCTGATATTAGTATTATTATGATTACTGCTTATGGCTCTATTGATATTGCTGTTGACGCGATGCGAGCAGGGGCATTTGATTTTCTTGTTAAACCCTTTGATGCAAAGCGCCTTTCTATCACAGTGCGTAATGCGCTCAAGCAGCGACAGCTACTGAGTTTGGTTGCGAATTATGAAAGTAGTTTACCTAAGAACAACTACCAAGGCTTCATTGGTGAATCACTGGCAATGCAGGCGGTATATAAAACGATTGATTGCGTTGCCAGCAGTAAAGCATCTGTTTTTATTGTTGGTGAAAGTGGCACTGGTAAAGAGGTGTGTGCACAAGCTGTACATGATAGTGGTATACGTAAAAATAAACCTTTTGTTGCCCTTAATTGTGCCGCAATACCAAAAGAATTAATTGAAAGTGAAATATTCGGTCATATGAAAGGCGCCTTTACAGGGGCGACGTCTAACAGAGATGGTGCAGCGACGAGAGCTCATGGTGGCACACTATTTTTGGACGAAATATGTGAAATGGACCTTGATTTACAAAGTAAATTGTTACGATTCATTCAAACCGGCGTATTTCAGCGCGTTGGTGGTTCACAAGAAGAATGCGTTGATGTGCGCTTCATTAGTGCAACAAATAGACAGCCTTGGAATGAAGTAACTGCGGGGCGTTTTCGTGAAGATCTTTTTTATCGCTTGCATGTTATCCCTGTTGAATTACCACCTCTACGTATGCGTAATAATGATTGTCTTCTTATCGCGCAGAAATTATTGGCTGATTACAGTAGCGAAGAAGGGAAAAAATTTAAGGGCTTTGATAGTAAAGCGATTGAAATAATTACGAACTATTCTTGGCCGGGTAATGTTCGGATGTTACAAAATGTTATTCGTCAAATTGTTGTCTTAAATAATTCGGAATTAGTCACGGTCGGCATGTTACCAATAGAAATGCTGCAAGAGAATAACTCTGATACTCAGAAAAAAAATGCCCAGCTGTTACCTTATGATGGTTATTTAAACTTATTACCTCCACGTGATAACTTATCGACGTTAATGCCTGCCGAGCATGATAATTTTAAATCAGACAAAGTAAGGCTGATCCGAGATATTGAGGTGGATATCATTCCATTGTGGCAAAGTGAAAAACAGATCATTGAAAATGCAATTGAACATTGTGATGGTAATGTTCCGAAAGCCGCTGCATTGCTTGATATTAGCGCTTCGACTATTTATCGTAAACGACAGAGTTGGGCGCAGTTAACCTCGATTAACGCTAATTAATAATATATATCCTTTTTGTTTAAATAGTGCTTTACATGATAATGATTTTCAAATATAAATGAGAATCATTATTATTTGGGGTGTTTTATGCAAACTTGGAAAGTGTTAATGGAAAATGGCAACCGCTGTTTTAATGAAAAATCTTGGCTTGATGCTGAACTTTGTTATCAGAACGCAATTGAGCAGATAACGGTGAGTTGGGAAAGTGATCCCGAGAATGAAGAACTGCTTATGGGGTGGATATCTGGTCAGCATAACTTAGCGGCTTTATATGAAGAACAGGGCCAGCATTACACCGCACTACGGTATTTAACCATGCCGCATCAATGGATGATGTCATTGCTACGTGGCGAATCAGTATCAAATTCTTTTAAGGCTTTAGCAACGCAAGCTGTAAAAACGACGTTAATACCACTATTGGATTTTAGTCATCGCCATCCTATTTGTGAATCTTGCTTTGACGCATTACAAATATCGCCAGATTGGCTTAAAGATCCCCATCCAACTATCCATTAATTATACTTGGCAGGTCATATGAGATTTATATCTGCGCTACAAAGGGTGTGTTTAGTATTCGTATTATCTTTGGTTAATCCACTAGGTTTTGCTTATGCGGGTTATGGTAGCCATAAGGTATTGCTTTGTTTAACGCAATTATTGTGGAGTTTCCCTGTCATTTTAGCGGTGCTTTATATTGCGGTATGTGTTCGACGTGCTAATCGAATAACACTAAAACAAAGTAAGTAGTTGGGTTGATAATGGAAGGGTTAGCTGATTATCAGGCCTGCGATTGACAGACCTGATAAATATTTAATCTACCCTATAAAGCTAATGTAGCCTTGCAGGATAATTAAGTTCACGATATCAATAAAGAATGCACCAACAATCGGTACGACCATAAATGCTTGTGGTGATGGACCGTAGCGAGATACGAGCGAGCCCATATTCATTACAGCTGTCGGCGTTGCGCCTAGACCAAAACCACAATGACCACCAGCGATAATCGCTGCATCGTAATTTGAACCCATGATTTTAAAGGTGACAAAATACGAAAAAATAGCTAACACGACTGCTTGAACCGCTAAAATGATAAGCAAAGGTAGCGCTAAATCAAATATGTTCCACAATTTAAGGTTCATGAGTGCCATTGCTAAAAATAGCGAGAGGGCGACGGTACCAAGAATATCAACCGCTTCACTGTTTACTTTATAACTTTTGGTTACTTCGGTTGTATTTGTGAAGATCACACCTAAAAATAATGCGTATACAAAGTCAGGAATTCTTAACCACGTGATGTTAAGTAAGGAAACGGCTTGTTCAACATAACCTGCACCAACGACACAAGTTAACAGAATGAACAGTGTTTCAATGATGCTCTTACCGGTAATACGATCTTCTTCTAATTCATTGTATGTCACTAATTCCGGGAATTGCTCATGGTGATTAGTACCAATGCCATACTCTGACTCTAAGTTGTTCTTGGCAATAAGTCGCTGTGCAACTGGGCCACCGATAATGCCACCAATAACTAAGCCAAATGTTGCCGCAGCCATAGCAAGTTCAAGGGTATTCATTCCGTACATGTCACTGAATGTTTGTGACCACGCAGCACCTGTACCATGACCACCCGATAATGTAATCGAGCCAGCTATTAACCCGAGGATAGGTTCTAGGCCAAGCATTGTCGCTAAACTCACACCAATACCGTTCTGAATAATAATGTAGAGTGATGCGACAGCTAAGAAAAGGAAAACCTTAGAGCCGCCTTTTAGTAGTTGGGTATAACTAGCGGCAAGTCCTACCGTGCTAAAGAACATAAGCATTAATGTACTTTGCAAGGGAAGAGAGAATTCAAGTGTAATGTTTTGAAAGTGTAAAATAGTAATTATAATCGCCACGATCAAACCGCCGACAATCGGTTCGGGGATATTGAATCGTTGTAGTGCGGGGACTTTTTTATTAACGAGATGCCCTAAAAATAAGACTAAAAATGCGATTAAAAAAGATTCTAGTTCACCAATTGAATAAATAGTATTCATATTACCTCTTGGTTTTTATCAGCCTTACTCATCTGCACTAAATCAAAAGTACATTAAATCGAAATGAAACCGAATTGAGTAAGCAGACTATCATGCTGATTTTATGATTGAAGTTGAGATTTAACACCGAACATATTGTATGACAGAATAAATCCTGACATTGATATCAACAGTCTCATGAGTGATGACCGGATTGTTTGTTCAGAGTGTCAAATCGCCTATTAAATACCTTAGGTGCCATACCTAAGTTCGTAAACAAACGTTAACCCTGTGAGCGGTTAGGTTTGCAGTATAGCTATCTATTATGGATAGGTTTAATAAAAAATAGTTGCTGAATATACCATATTTTCATTTTTATTCATTATTTATAGCCAAAGAACAATATTTGAACTAGAAGACTCTCTAATAACACCTAAAAAACCACATAAAATATGTGCTTACCATTAATTACAATAAAATACTTTATTACTTATCTTAAATGTGCACTTTTAGTGAAAAATAAATAGAAATACTAATGAGAATGATAGTAATTCTCATTTGATCTTGGTAGTATGCTCGCAAATCAGTTATGACACTTGAAGGAAGAAACATGTCAGCTCAAATAAATGTATTAACTAGCGCAATTTTACTTGCCATATCAACGAATAGTTACGCAGCAGCCGTGACATCTTTAGATGAGGTTGTGGTTTCTGCAACACGTACTGAGCAGAGTATTAATGATGTATCAAGTTCTATTAGTAGTGTTTCAGCTGATAGTATTGATAGCACGATGGCCGCGGATATTAAAGAAACGCTAAAAGCAACACCGGGTGTTTCGGTTAATGGTTCTGGTCGTTTTGGTATGTCAGGTATTAATATTCGAGGCATGGATGATAGCCGAGTGAAAATAATGGTGGATGGGGTAGCACAACCTGTACCTTACAATCCCGGTTCAAATGAGCAGCGCAAATTCCCGAGCTCAATTGAAGTTGATACATTGCAAAGTATCGAAGTAAATAAAGGTCCGTCGTCAACCTTATATGGTTCTGATGCACTAGGTGGCGCAGTTGTGATGCGTACTAAAAATCCAGATGATGTGTTAAAAACTAAGAGTGATGAAAACGCATTTGGTATTAAAACAGGTTATAAGAGTGTTGATAACAGTTTCAAAACAACTGGCACTTGGGCAATGCGTAAAGATAAGCTCGAAACCTTAGTTATGCTGACGTACAAAGATGCTAACGAATATCAAACACACAGTAATGGCGCCGATATTAATGGCCCTGATCGTGGTGCTGCCAATCCAGCTGATCAGCAAGTAGGTAACTTATTAGCAAAAGCTTTCTATCAATTAAACGACCAGCATCGCGTAGGTTTGATAACTGAGTATTATACAAATACGTATGATGAAGATGAGCTTTCTAATGAAGGCTATAAAATGATGCCTGGTTATGTCTATACGGATAATTATAATGAAGATCTAACTACGCGATTACGTATTGGTGTTGAACATGAGTGGGTATCGAATAATGCTATTTTTGATTCATTAGATTGGAAAATTAATTTCCAAAAAACCAATTCATTATCTAAAAACTATGATACTACGCCAGCAAAAGGTTCTCGCATGCGTGAGCGTGATGCTAACGATGAATCAATTCAATTTGATGCGCAGTTTGATAAGTTAATTGAGTTGGAAAGTAGTTACCACGAGATCACTTATGGGGCTAGTTTCTTACAAAATGATTTCAGCACTAAAAATGTTGATTATAGTTATCTTGATGGGACTTCTAAGCCTGGTCATACTGATATGCCAGATGCAACTCTAACCCAGTGGGGAATGTTTGTTCAAGACCAAGGTTTCTACTTAGATGAGCGTTTGATTGTTACTGCGGGTTTACGCTATGACTCATTTGATGCGTCGCCAGAAACGAATGATGGTTTTGATACTGAATATGTAGATAGCTCGAGCGATGCATTCACTGCGAAGCTTGGTTCTGTTTATCACTTTACTGATAACTTCAGTGGTTTTGCACAAATCAGTCAAGGCTTTAAAGCCCCGACTGTATATGACCTATATTACTTTTATAATACGGGTGCGATTGTGGATGCCAATCCAGATCTTAAACCTGAATCAAGTGTGTCGTATGAAATGGGTATCCGAACTAAACATAATGCAGTTCGTACAGAGTTTGTTGCTTTCTATAATGATTATACAGATCTGATTGCTGAGGTTAACTTAGGTAAAGTTGGTAATAAGGACCATACGACGAAAGACAATATAGCAAGTGCTGAAATTTATGGTGTTGAATTTAGTTCTACATTATTACTGGACGAAGCGATTAACGCACCTGAAGGCATGTACACTAAATTTAGCATTGCGTATTTAGAAGGTTATAACAAAGACACCAACGAAACGTTAGATACTATCGCACCATTAACCAGTGATTTAGGTCTAGGTTATGATGCTGAGAACGGTCAATTTGGTTCATTGTTAAATATTAACATGGTAGCAAGTAAAGATGATTGGGCTGATGACGCGATTGCATCTGTTTCTGGTTATGCCGTTGTTGATGTTACTGCATATTACCGTCCTATGACTGATGTAACGCTTACTGCGGGGCTATTTAATGCCTTTGATAAACAATACTGGTTATACGATGACGTAAGTAGCGTAAAACCTGGTGATCTAGGTGTTGATCGCAAAGCTGAAGCTGGTCGTAACTGGGGTGTAACGGTTGATTGGAAGTTTTAATATTCATCTATAAACGTTATTTATATATATATTTTTATGTATTAATAAAGTTACGAATATAAAAACAATTAAGGTGAAATCGTCCTGAATATTTAATGCAAATGATAATTGCTATTATTATAAATGTGAATGATAATGACTCTCATTGTTATTCCAAGTTAGTATTTCAGGACGATTAGTTTGAATTTAAACCGTTATTTAGTCGCAGGGGCGTTATCACTAACATTGCATAGTGCAATGCTGTGGTCAGCACCTGAAAACACAATGTTTGCTATGCCTGTAGGTAGTAAATCTAATAGCGTATCAGTTAACTTTATGAAAGCGCCTGTCGTTCCTGCTGTTGAAACAAAAACACCGCCAGTAGAGAAGATCAAACAAGTTAAAAAGGTAGAGCCTAAAGCGAAGTCTGAGGCTAAAGTTAACCCAGTCAAAAAAGCAAAACCACATCCTGTAAAATCAGACGTGAAAAAGAAAAAAACAGCTATCCCGAAAGAGCAAAATCCTGTTGCGTCTAAATCTCTCGAACCAGAAATCATTGAGAAAAAAGAACCAAAAATTCAGCCTGTTAAGCCTGAATCAAAAAAAATAACCGAACCAGAATCTAAAGTAAAACAACAAGCCAGCGCAGACGCGAAAGCGGGGGTGACTGATGTACCACAATTAGTCAGTGAATCACGTTTTGCTAAACCACCGCAACCACCTAGTTATCCTAGACTCGCAAAACGTAAGGGAATCGAAGGAACTGTTGTATATGAGGTTTGGCTTGATGAAAATGGCAAGCAAATGAAGATTAAATTAAAAGACTCATCTGGTACGAAGATGTTAGATAAGGCTGCTTCAAAAGCTATCGCACAATGGAAGTTTTTACCTCGAAAAGTTAATGGTCAAGCAGTTGCTCATCGTGTTTATGTTCCTGTAAAGTTTAAGTTGGATTAAGTATGCAAAATTTTCCCGAATTACAAAGTCACTTGGCGTTAATGACGCAAGCCTTTCTAGACCTACAAAGCCAGTTAGGCTTAATGACGTTGCCATTATTGTTATGTTCAGCAATAACGTTAACTTTAGTACTTGAGCGTTTGGTACAATTTCTGGTTTTTACCCGTGTGGGTCGGCTGCGAATTAATAAGTTATTGAGTCAGCACAAACCAACGAATGATGACGAATTGGCACAACTAGCACAGCGATTAGGCAAGCAACGAGGGTTGATGAACCGTGGTGTTGCGATGCTGATTCAACACCGTCACTTTACCAAGTCATTACGTGAAGATGCTGCTGGTATGTGGCTACAACAAAAACGTCAACAACTGCGTGCAGGTTTAAAACTGCTGGCTTTGATTGGTGTATTAAGCCCATTATTAGGTCTGTTAGGCACAGTCATTGGATTAATCGATATGTTTAAAGCTGTCGCAGTAAGTACGGGTGCTGTGACTCCCAATGATCTTGCAGATGGCTTGGGTGTTGCGATGCATACGACAGCAG
Coding sequences within:
- a CDS encoding metal ABC transporter permease, yielding MLDSLLMPFSYGYMVNAIFISALVGGVCAFLSAYLMLKGWSLIGDALSHSIVPGVAAAYMLGLPFALGAFFSGGLAATTMLFLNQRTKLKEDAIIGLIFTSFFGLGLFMVSLAPTSVNIQTIVLGNILAITPEDTVQLLLIAGISLFVLILKWKDLMVVFFDENHARSIGLNPHALKILFFTLLSACTVAALQTVGAFLVIAMVVTPGATAYLLSDRFSRVIIYSVLIGATSSFVGAYLSYFIDGATGGIIVVLQAIVFMIAFVFAPKHGYLASRFKARQTLASNALLNPISENKS
- a CDS encoding metal ABC transporter permease, with the protein product MMITLLDSLSETILNVVLEPFSFTFMQQAFVIVMLVAIPTALLSCFLVLKGWSLMGDAISHSVLPGVVIAYVLAIPYVIGAFVAGMFCALATGFIKDNSRLKEDTVMGVVFSSMFGLGLVLMTKIESGVHLDHILFGDVLGVTWSDILEVSFIAFLVVAFMLIKGKDLLVFVFDHQHAKAIGLPTGILHYGLLSLLSLTIVCALKAVGMILVIAMLIAPGAIAFLLTRKFQSMLFVALLISLSTSFFGVYLSFYLDSAPAPTIIMLLSITFILVFIYSSYQAKVTASKYLQSDDVAELSCL
- a CDS encoding class I SAM-dependent methyltransferase: MYIDPQWRILTVGDGDLSFSNALFQHHAPQHLTATIYDSLSTLQSKYGDDFHQQLLGRHCQVLTGFDITKPETWSTVSKHSFDLVIFQFPLVPGFTSKTEFNEKCGNIGINTLNRRLLRHFLINASEQLLDPAGPQLCYITSKDVKPYSEWNIEHSLVLNTDINYLGEMNFDITRFPGYRIRNVDRDKHVKDTKGITYVWSPRTASQLPDPLCSQLTQQPALGDDCCHYCQAGPFTSAEHKQAHEASRKHLRMKDFEQQWLADLQTA
- a CDS encoding glycosyltransferase encodes the protein MKHIAIVVPEFPVASETFIVTEIQALAKTGHKITVFCFIKRELVITLPEHVNVVDINSASNKDVSAFVAKRPVAMTKALICAQNQHAISTKSLLLYGAKLAYLASKHGCEHFHCHFMHCSLAYTLVASRWLDITTSSVGHGHDVYANNADIQFKLSACDFSIAVCQDMVETFQKLGAKHTHLLHSGVDISRFSSHKCTEHKQLELLFVGHLVEKKGINYALEALSLIAENKRPHLDIVGQGPSQKQLYHLIKKLKLSAFVRLLGYKTPHWIAQEGANYDGFIAPFCVAANGDSDTGPMVLKEAMAMGLPVITSDLMGCSEIVTEDTGYIVASKDIIALKLAIETFIQCQHNVREQMRLLARKRVEQYFNAQVQAHRLSKLIEGTRINE
- a CDS encoding lipopolysaccharide biosynthesis protein; amino-acid sequence: MNSLKEMLIYGLGIFVLKGLGFIMMPIVTRMLTQVDYGELNFLVSIASMMSLFLTLGLGDILFRFASSQIKEDNDAVMRQCFRLSLLCATAFLCLALPLSGLILTWLPVTLRLFDLQLLLISLSLSSLLTVPYCYFRMTHRAVPFMVFSVAQGILQTALSIGLLFAGYGVTGMMLSSAISSSTIAIVVLIYFRSHLLGPRATFSLYHYRYIAFIVCSGIFVYCLNGAENWLVVIHLGKQQLAIFFAAGQFGLMISVAFEPFRMWWYARRFQVHETDSKQGAQYAILGVQVGMLFAGGMLFMAPVLMDFMLPESYRDSISLIPWMCLIMALRFHSELLNIGCFLKQSAKWTSIIDGICAIHLLTLGYWAVGEFGLIGLLNTMVLTVFIRGVLFYVISQRLVYLPYCKSHLATSWIIFTMLLVVNMSKVEGYRVIEFLLLAVNLLLLLYFYRDLWRGVQFTKWQRHISN
- a CDS encoding sigma-54 dependent transcriptional regulator; protein product: MGFTALLVEDSASVGAIYSAYLRTEGAKVTHVKSGRDALIELTQWQPDLLILDIQLPDMSGMDILATVQQRHPDISIIMITAYGSIDIAVDAMRAGAFDFLVKPFDAKRLSITVRNALKQRQLLSLVANYESSLPKNNYQGFIGESLAMQAVYKTIDCVASSKASVFIVGESGTGKEVCAQAVHDSGIRKNKPFVALNCAAIPKELIESEIFGHMKGAFTGATSNRDGAATRAHGGTLFLDEICEMDLDLQSKLLRFIQTGVFQRVGGSQEECVDVRFISATNRQPWNEVTAGRFREDLFYRLHVIPVELPPLRMRNNDCLLIAQKLLADYSSEEGKKFKGFDSKAIEIITNYSWPGNVRMLQNVIRQIVVLNNSELVTVGMLPIEMLQENNSDTQKKNAQLLPYDGYLNLLPPRDNLSTLMPAEHDNFKSDKVRLIRDIEVDIIPLWQSEKQIIENAIEHCDGNVPKAAALLDISASTIYRKRQSWAQLTSINAN
- the gltS gene encoding sodium/glutamate symporter; protein product: MNTIYSIGELESFLIAFLVLFLGHLVNKKVPALQRFNIPEPIVGGLIVAIIITILHFQNITLEFSLPLQSTLMLMFFSTVGLAASYTQLLKGGSKVFLFLAVASLYIIIQNGIGVSLATMLGLEPILGLIAGSITLSGGHGTGAAWSQTFSDMYGMNTLELAMAAATFGLVIGGIIGGPVAQRLIAKNNLESEYGIGTNHHEQFPELVTYNELEEDRITGKSIIETLFILLTCVVGAGYVEQAVSLLNITWLRIPDFVYALFLGVIFTNTTEVTKSYKVNSEAVDILGTVALSLFLAMALMNLKLWNIFDLALPLLIILAVQAVVLAIFSYFVTFKIMGSNYDAAIIAGGHCGFGLGATPTAVMNMGSLVSRYGPSPQAFMVVPIVGAFFIDIVNLIILQGYISFIG